Within Bacillus sp. FJAT-45350, the genomic segment AAGGATGGTCGGCTAAAGCGCCAATACTTAATTATAGCAGAAGGACAGCTACCAGAAGAATGTGGAACGATAAGGGCTCCAATTGGAAGAAAAGACGGTAGTATCATTGAACGTGAAGTACGAGAAGATGGTCAACATGCTATCACTCATTACAAGGTTGTAAGGAGAACGAGAGCATGGACAGTTGCCTCAGTAAAACTAGAGACAGGAAGAACACATCAAATTCGCGTTCATTTCTCGTCTATCGGTCATCCATTAGCTGGTGATGATTTGTATGGTGGAAGGAAGAACTTTATCGAAAGACAAGCATTGCATAGTATAGAAACTTCCTTTTACCATCCATTTAAAGAAAAAACAATAACACTCAAAGCCCCTATTCCAATAGATTTAGAACAATTTATGGGATGATGGAATTGGAAAAAGAATTTAGAATAAGGCCGCTGAAAAAGTGAAAATCACACTTTTTCAGCGGCCTCGGTTTCAACGACCTTGTGTTTTTCTGCTCATTGGTACTTGAACTTTTAATTACTAATTCATAATTTGCAACTCGAAATTAGTTCTCCCTCTCCACGTTCTCAATCACAAATCTCTCCATATCCTCACCATCATCATTAAAGACCACAACTTCAACTACATTTTCAAGTTCTACTAGAGGAATATCACCTGTATAGTCGAATGTTTCACCGACAAAGTAACCACTGTTTGGTTTAACAGTGAAGCTAGTAGGTATTTGCTCTTCATTAGCAAATACAACAGTATCTTGTCCAAACTGTTCAATCAAAGTCGGGTGATGCAATTCAAATTTTAAGTATAAATTATCAGTAGGGAGTTTACTCGTGTTTTCAATTCGGGCATAAAACGTTAAAAAGTCTCTTTCTTCATCAACAATTAGCTTACTTTCTGAACGGTCTCCTTCAATTGTTACTTGTGGACCACAGGCTGAAAGTGTAACGAGAGCAATAATAAGCAACATCCAACTGAGAATTTGTTTTTTCATAAAATCACCTATAACCTTATAGTTTTCAATCATCTGGATAATTATCGTATAAATGTACTAGTATTTCAACTGATTCAGTCTTCGAAAGATCTGAACTTTTCTGTAACAAATGGTAGAGTTGATGGGACAGAAATTGTGTCTAGCTCAGGGTATCTTAATGCCGTAAGTTTTCCTCCGAACACACAACCTGTGTCGATGTTGATTGTATGATTCACTTTACGAGGTTCTTTTACAGGTGTATGTCCATATACGATAAAGGCGTCTCCATCATACTTCTTTGCCCAATCTCGTCGAACAGGAGAGCCATCTGGATGTTTTTCTCCTGTAATATCACCATATAAAACAAATGTCTTTACTCGCTTGTCTTGACGTCCTATGTAGTCTTTCCTAATCCCTGCATGGGCAATAACAAGCCTTCCTTCATCAAGTTCTGAGTATAAAGGGGCACTTTCAACTAACTGCCTAAAATCATGACTAACCTGTTGAAATTCTTTCTTATCTAAAGCTTTCAGCTCTGCAACAGTTGTTTCGAGTCCGTGCGTTTCTTGAACTTTTCTTCCAAGAAAATAACGATACAATTTATCACAATGATTTCCAGGTACGTAATGAGCGTGTTCTTTTTTTACTAATTCACAGACAACCTTCATAACCTTTATTGAATCAGGACCTCTATCTGTTAAGTCACCAACAAATGCTAAATTTCTTTTTTCTGGATGAATAGGGATTCCTGAAGACC encodes:
- the prpE gene encoding bis(5'-nucleosyl)-tetraphosphatase PrpE is translated as MTKYDIIGDIHGCYEEFEVLTNELGYDWSSGIPIHPEKRNLAFVGDLTDRGPDSIKVMKVVCELVKKEHAHYVPGNHCDKLYRYFLGRKVQETHGLETTVAELKALDKKEFQQVSHDFRQLVESAPLYSELDEGRLVIAHAGIRKDYIGRQDKRVKTFVLYGDITGEKHPDGSPVRRDWAKKYDGDAFIVYGHTPVKEPRKVNHTINIDTGCVFGGKLTALRYPELDTISVPSTLPFVTEKFRSFED